One part of the Streptomyces nigra genome encodes these proteins:
- a CDS encoding NADH:flavin oxidoreductase/NADH oxidase, with product MSALFEPYTLRDLTIPNRVWMAPMCQYSAAPEGPDTGAANDWHFAHYAARATGGTGLILVEATAVHPDGRITPYDLGIWNDRQVEALRRVTDFLRAQGTVPGIQLAHAGRKGSTGRPWEGGGAVGADAHGWQPVAPSAIAFAEGHLVPSELTVDEIRDVVRQFADAARRALAAGFDVAEIHGAHGYLINEFLSPHSNHRTDEYGGSYENRTRLALEVVDAVRAVWPQDKPLFFRISATDWLGEDGWTDEDTVRLAADLQAHGVDLLDVSTGGNSPSAKIPVGPGYQVPFAARVKTETPLPVAAVGLITDAEQAEKILANGEADAILLGRELLRNPSFARHAARELGGEVSVPDQYHRSV from the coding sequence GTGAGTGCGCTCTTCGAGCCCTACACCCTGCGCGACCTGACCATCCCCAACCGTGTGTGGATGGCGCCCATGTGCCAGTACTCGGCCGCACCGGAGGGCCCCGACACGGGCGCCGCGAACGACTGGCACTTCGCGCACTACGCCGCCCGCGCGACCGGCGGAACGGGCCTGATCCTCGTCGAGGCCACCGCCGTCCACCCCGACGGCCGGATCACCCCGTACGACCTGGGCATCTGGAACGACCGGCAGGTCGAGGCGCTGCGCCGGGTCACGGACTTCCTGCGGGCCCAAGGCACCGTGCCGGGCATCCAGCTCGCCCACGCCGGGCGCAAGGGTTCGACCGGGCGCCCTTGGGAGGGCGGCGGGGCGGTGGGAGCGGACGCCCACGGCTGGCAGCCGGTCGCGCCCAGCGCGATCGCCTTCGCCGAGGGACACCTGGTGCCGAGCGAGCTGACGGTCGACGAGATCCGTGACGTGGTCCGGCAGTTCGCGGACGCCGCCCGCCGCGCCCTCGCGGCCGGCTTCGATGTCGCCGAGATCCACGGTGCCCACGGCTATCTGATCAACGAGTTCCTCTCCCCGCACTCCAACCACCGCACGGACGAATACGGCGGCTCGTACGAGAACCGCACCCGTCTCGCCCTCGAGGTGGTGGACGCCGTGCGCGCGGTGTGGCCGCAGGACAAGCCGCTGTTCTTCCGGATCTCCGCCACCGACTGGCTGGGCGAGGACGGCTGGACCGACGAGGACACGGTCCGCCTCGCCGCCGATCTGCAGGCCCACGGCGTCGACCTGCTCGACGTCTCGACCGGTGGCAACTCCCCCAGCGCCAAGATCCCCGTCGGCCCGGGCTACCAGGTGCCGTTCGCCGCGCGAGTCAAGACCGAGACTCCCCTGCCGGTCGCCGCGGTGGGGCTGATCACCGACGCCGAGCAGGCGGAGAAGATCCTCGCGAACGGCGAGGCGGACGCCATCCTGCTCGGCCGTGAGTTGCTGCGGAACCCTTCCTTCGCCCGCCATGCGGCGCGCGAGCTGGGTGGCGAGGTGAGTGTGCCCGACCAGTACCACCGGTCGGTCTGA
- a CDS encoding PaaX family transcriptional regulator C-terminal domain-containing protein, whose product MGEDVAQRGDEVELRPLSARSVVLSLLLGLHPPELPVRELVRAVEPFGIAGTTLRAALSRMVAAGDLRRADGVYALSDRLLERQRRQDDAVHPETGVWDGDWEMVVVTATGRDPADRAELRARLTRLRLAELREGVWLRPANLRRPLPEALDEVAQCYRARPDLAARDLAAALWDLDAWAATGHALLDHVARADTPSARFTAFAAVVRHLLADPVLPPALLPDDWPGAGLRAAYARYRREMAGEARGPASETV is encoded by the coding sequence ATGGGCGAGGACGTGGCACAGCGGGGTGACGAGGTGGAACTGCGCCCGTTGTCCGCCCGCTCGGTCGTCCTCAGCCTCCTGCTCGGCCTGCACCCCCCGGAGCTGCCCGTACGGGAACTGGTGCGCGCCGTCGAGCCGTTCGGCATCGCGGGCACCACACTGCGGGCGGCGCTCAGCCGTATGGTCGCCGCCGGCGACCTGCGCCGCGCGGACGGCGTGTACGCGCTCAGCGACCGTCTTCTGGAGCGGCAGCGCCGCCAGGACGACGCCGTCCATCCGGAGACCGGGGTCTGGGACGGCGACTGGGAGATGGTCGTGGTCACGGCCACCGGACGCGACCCGGCCGACCGCGCCGAACTGCGCGCCCGGCTGACCCGGCTCCGCCTCGCCGAACTGCGCGAGGGCGTCTGGCTGCGCCCGGCCAATCTGCGCCGCCCTCTGCCGGAGGCCCTCGACGAGGTCGCCCAGTGCTACCGGGCCCGGCCCGACCTGGCCGCCCGCGACCTGGCCGCCGCCCTGTGGGACCTGGACGCCTGGGCCGCCACCGGGCACGCCCTGCTCGACCATGTCGCCCGCGCCGACACGCCGTCCGCGCGCTTTACCGCCTTCGCCGCGGTCGTACGGCATCTGCTGGCCGACCCGGTGCTGCCGCCCGCCCTGCTCCCGGACGACTGGCCGGGCGCGGGCCTGCGCGCCGCATACGCGCGCTACCGGCGGGAGATGGCCGGCGAGGCGCGCGGGCCGGCGTCCGAAACGGTGTAG
- a CDS encoding ArsR/SmtB family transcription factor, with translation MTSPAVSSRDLPHPAREEIRLEGVLHALSDPMRLRIVRELASVGHELTCSHFDLPVTKSTTTHHFRVLRESGVIRQIYRGTAKMNGLRDDDLDDLFPGLLDALLDAAGRQAARLGEDGA, from the coding sequence GTGACCAGCCCCGCCGTCAGCAGCCGAGACCTGCCGCACCCGGCGCGCGAGGAGATCCGTCTCGAAGGGGTGCTGCACGCCCTGTCGGATCCGATGCGGCTGCGGATCGTGCGCGAACTCGCTTCGGTCGGCCATGAGTTGACGTGCTCGCACTTCGACCTGCCCGTCACCAAGTCGACCACCACGCACCACTTCCGGGTGCTGCGCGAGAGCGGCGTGATCCGGCAGATCTACCGGGGCACGGCCAAGATGAACGGCCTGCGCGACGACGACCTGGACGACCTCTTCCCGGGGCTCCTCGACGCGCTCCTCGACGCGGCCGGCCGACAGGCCGCACGGCTCGGTGAGGACGGGGCCTGA